The Lacipirellula parvula genome window below encodes:
- a CDS encoding serine/threonine-protein kinase, with translation MQKAAWRIWMPAANSQECGALPVADSNPTLANALTVEAPRSALSSDGASTAQLELSARRRVALVEGSTPHMSSETRSLLRRRLRTVAVLLFIGFGSFLLWSLVRWKMTEHLQAEYRWVFFSHVAVTSLMGLAAWKLCAKCDLSLTKLRIGEAVVFGAPSILFITLTYHKLQYCAALDEGHAHVASFTAAWLLLIFTYAIFVPNTWKRAAWVIGAMALAPLVVMLVAYLTIDQFAALLRTDDFDDMPVEQAMMLALAAMTAIVGVHTINTLRHEAFVAKQLGQYRLKRLLGAGGMGEVYLAEHQMMKRPCAVKVIRPEKAGDPQVLARFEREVRATAKLSHWNSIDIYDYGRTPDGTFYYVMEFLPGHNLGELVREHGTLPASRILYLMRQVCDALAEAHSHGLVHRDIKPANIYCAYRGGVFDVSKLLDFGLAKPLTDTNDSGLTQEGSITGSPLFMSPEQAGSEEVDGRSDIYSLGAVMYFMATGKAPFEYASPLKVMIAHASEDPEPPRYLNGEIPSELEEVILRSLEKRPEDRFQTVAELREALDRVPVDTEWTARMAADWWNNYGCPQRKAMAAEAVELAAI, from the coding sequence ATGCAAAAGGCTGCCTGGCGCATCTGGATGCCGGCAGCGAATTCGCAAGAATGCGGAGCCCTCCCCGTGGCCGATAGCAATCCCACCTTGGCCAACGCCCTCACCGTCGAGGCGCCCCGATCGGCGCTCAGTTCGGACGGCGCGTCGACGGCCCAATTAGAACTCTCCGCCCGCCGCCGCGTCGCGCTCGTCGAGGGCAGCACCCCTCACATGAGCAGTGAGACGCGCAGCTTGCTGCGGCGTCGCCTGCGAACCGTCGCGGTGCTGCTGTTCATCGGCTTTGGTTCGTTTCTGCTCTGGTCGCTCGTCCGTTGGAAGATGACCGAGCATCTGCAGGCCGAGTATCGCTGGGTCTTCTTCTCGCACGTGGCCGTTACCAGTTTGATGGGGCTCGCCGCGTGGAAGCTCTGCGCCAAGTGCGATCTCTCGCTTACGAAACTCCGCATCGGCGAAGCGGTCGTCTTTGGCGCGCCGTCGATCTTGTTCATCACGCTTACCTATCACAAGTTGCAATATTGCGCGGCCCTCGACGAAGGGCACGCCCACGTGGCGAGCTTCACCGCCGCATGGCTGCTGTTGATCTTCACCTACGCGATCTTCGTCCCGAACACCTGGAAGCGCGCCGCTTGGGTCATCGGCGCCATGGCGCTCGCGCCGCTCGTGGTGATGCTCGTCGCGTATCTGACGATCGATCAGTTCGCGGCCCTGCTGCGGACCGACGACTTCGACGACATGCCGGTCGAACAGGCGATGATGCTCGCGCTCGCGGCGATGACTGCGATCGTCGGCGTCCACACGATCAACACGTTGCGGCACGAAGCGTTCGTCGCCAAGCAGCTCGGCCAGTACCGCCTGAAGCGACTCCTCGGCGCCGGCGGCATGGGCGAGGTTTATTTGGCCGAGCATCAAATGATGAAGCGCCCCTGCGCCGTGAAAGTGATTCGCCCCGAGAAGGCGGGCGATCCGCAGGTGCTCGCCCGCTTCGAGCGCGAAGTCCGCGCCACGGCGAAGCTCTCGCATTGGAATTCGATCGACATCTACGACTACGGCCGCACCCCCGACGGCACGTTCTACTATGTGATGGAATTCCTTCCTGGGCATAACCTGGGCGAGTTGGTCCGCGAGCATGGCACGCTCCCCGCTTCGCGGATTTTGTACCTCATGCGACAAGTCTGCGATGCGCTCGCCGAAGCCCACAGCCACGGCTTGGTCCATCGCGACATCAAGCCGGCGAACATCTACTGCGCGTACCGCGGTGGCGTGTTCGACGTATCGAAGCTGCTGGACTTCGGTCTGGCGAAGCCGCTGACCGACACGAACGACTCGGGCCTGACGCAGGAAGGGTCGATCACCGGATCGCCGCTCTTCATGTCGCCCGAGCAAGCCGGCAGCGAAGAGGTTGACGGCCGCAGCGATATCTACTCGCTCGGCGCCGTGATGTACTTCATGGCGACCGGCAAGGCGCCGTTCGAATACGCCAGCCCGCTGAAGGTGATGATCGCCCACGCGAGCGAAGACCCGGAGCCGCCGCGCTATCTCAACGGCGAGATTCCGTCGGAACTCGAAGAAGTGATCCTCCGCTCGCTCGAGAAGCGGCCAGAAGACCGATTCCAAACGGTGGCCGAACTTCGCGAGGCCCTCGACCGCGTCCCGGTCGACACCGAGTGGACGGCCCGGATGGCCGCCGATTGGTGGAACAACTACGGCTGCCCGCAGCGAAAAGCGATGGCCGCCGAGGCCGTCGAACTAGCCGCAATCTGA
- the leuC gene encoding 3-isopropylmalate dehydratase large subunit, which yields MSAAAKPRTLFEKIWDAHVVHAEEGRQSILYIDLQLVHEVTSAQAFEGLRLAGRKVRRPEQTIATADHNVPTTDRSLPIADPISKQQIDTLRNNCKEFGITHYDMGDVRQGIVHVIGPELGYTQPGMTIVCGDSHTSTHGAFGALAFGIGTSEVEHVLATQTLLQYKPKTLELRTNGTLGRGVTAKDLVLYLIGQLTTDGGTGYCLEFTGEALKGLTMENRMTICNMSIEAGARAGMIAPDQTTFDYLKGRPFAPAGEAWDKAVAYWKTLPSDPGAKYDKSLVFEAANIAPQVTWGTNPGQVAAITANIPRPGDFSDPTDQKTTAQSLEYMGLTGGEPITDLKLDRVFIGSCTNARIEDLRAAAEVAKGKKVSGHVQAMVVPGSGQVKVQAESEGLDKIFKEAGFDWREAGCSMCLAMNPDKLAPGERCASTSNRNFEGRQGKGGRTHLVSPAMAAAAAVAGHFVDVRDWK from the coding sequence ATGAGCGCCGCCGCCAAACCCCGCACGTTGTTTGAGAAAATCTGGGACGCCCACGTCGTCCACGCTGAAGAGGGTCGGCAATCGATTCTGTACATCGACCTGCAACTGGTGCACGAGGTGACGAGCGCTCAGGCGTTCGAAGGCCTCCGCCTTGCCGGCCGCAAGGTCCGCCGCCCCGAGCAGACGATCGCCACGGCCGATCACAACGTCCCGACGACCGATCGCAGCCTGCCAATCGCCGACCCGATCTCGAAGCAGCAGATCGACACGCTCCGCAATAACTGCAAAGAGTTCGGCATCACCCATTACGACATGGGCGACGTCCGTCAGGGGATCGTCCACGTTATCGGCCCGGAGCTCGGCTACACGCAGCCCGGCATGACGATCGTCTGCGGCGATAGCCACACCTCGACGCACGGCGCGTTTGGCGCCCTCGCCTTCGGCATCGGCACCAGCGAAGTCGAGCACGTCCTCGCCACGCAAACGCTGCTGCAATACAAACCGAAGACGCTCGAGCTTCGCACCAATGGCACGCTCGGCCGCGGCGTCACGGCGAAGGACCTCGTCCTCTACCTCATCGGCCAGCTCACCACCGACGGCGGCACCGGCTACTGCCTGGAATTCACCGGCGAAGCCCTCAAGGGCCTCACGATGGAAAACCGGATGACGATCTGCAACATGTCGATTGAGGCTGGCGCCCGCGCCGGCATGATCGCCCCCGACCAGACGACGTTCGACTACCTCAAGGGACGCCCCTTCGCCCCGGCCGGCGAAGCGTGGGACAAGGCCGTCGCTTATTGGAAGACGCTGCCGAGCGACCCCGGCGCCAAGTACGACAAGTCGCTTGTCTTCGAGGCGGCCAACATCGCCCCGCAAGTCACCTGGGGCACCAACCCCGGCCAGGTCGCGGCGATCACCGCCAACATCCCCCGTCCCGGCGACTTCAGCGATCCGACCGACCAGAAGACGACCGCCCAGTCGCTCGAATACATGGGCCTCACGGGCGGCGAACCGATCACCGATCTGAAGCTCGACCGCGTCTTCATCGGCTCGTGCACGAACGCCCGCATCGAAGACCTCCGCGCCGCCGCCGAAGTGGCGAAGGGCAAGAAGGTCTCAGGCCACGTCCAGGCAATGGTCGTCCCCGGCAGCGGCCAGGTGAAGGTGCAAGCCGAGTCGGAAGGCCTCGACAAAATCTTCAAGGAAGCGGGCTTCGACTGGCGTGAAGCCGGCTGCAGCATGTGCCTCGCGATGAACCCCGACAAGCTCGCCCCCGGCGAGCGGTGTGCCTCGACGAGCAACCGCAACTTCGAAGGCCGCCAAGGCAAGGGCGGCCGGACGCACCTTGTGAGCCCCGCGATGGCCGCAGCCGCTGCGGTAGCAGGGCACTTTGTCGACGTTCGTGATTGGAAGTAA
- the leuD gene encoding 3-isopropylmalate dehydratase small subunit — translation MKPFTTLTGTTVAIDRANIDTDQIIPKQFLKRIERSGFGEFLFWDWMRHDDGTVNEEFELNKPYAKGASILLARRNFGSGSSREHAPWALEDFGFLVVVAPSFADIFYNNCFKNGMLPIKLSEEQVEELFQREAKHRPYQLTADLNTCTLSDGHGFSAKFEVEPFRRHCLLNGLDDIGLTLEHEAKITAYETSHGIGV, via the coding sequence ATGAAGCCCTTCACCACCCTCACTGGCACGACTGTCGCGATCGATCGCGCCAACATCGACACCGACCAAATCATCCCCAAGCAGTTCCTCAAGCGGATTGAACGCTCGGGCTTCGGCGAGTTCCTGTTCTGGGACTGGATGCGGCACGACGACGGCACGGTCAACGAAGAGTTCGAACTGAACAAGCCGTACGCCAAGGGGGCGAGCATCTTGCTGGCTCGCCGCAACTTCGGCAGCGGTTCGAGCCGCGAGCATGCTCCGTGGGCGCTCGAGGACTTCGGCTTCCTGGTCGTCGTCGCCCCCAGCTTCGCCGACATCTTCTACAACAACTGCTTCAAGAACGGCATGCTGCCGATCAAGCTGAGCGAAGAGCAAGTCGAAGAGCTGTTCCAGCGCGAGGCAAAGCACCGACCCTACCAACTGACGGCCGATCTCAACACGTGCACGCTTAGCGATGGTCACGGCTTCTCGGCGAAGTTCGAGGTCGAGCCGTTCCGCCGCCACTGCTTGCTGAACGGCCTGGACGATATCGGTCTCACGCTCGAACACGAAGCGAAGATCACAGCCTACGAAACGAGCCACGGCATCGGCGTGTAG
- a CDS encoding PSP1 C-terminal domain-containing protein, protein MGFHLVRYGLLGHVGSFSAADAARYPRRSRVVVRSPRGLEVGEVVAEADDSLGVHQPDGAILRRMSVQDDLLEARLQQKRHEAFDACQRLLTEAEVPAALVDVEHLFDGEGLFFYFMGDPPQQAADITRRLAETYEAAVEFRRFADTLSEGCGPGCGTDEAKGQGGCASCTGCAVASACGTKKKRSAS, encoded by the coding sequence ATGGGTTTTCACCTAGTCCGCTACGGCCTGCTGGGCCACGTTGGCAGCTTTTCAGCCGCCGACGCCGCTCGTTACCCTCGCCGCAGCCGCGTCGTGGTGCGGAGCCCCCGTGGCTTGGAGGTGGGCGAAGTGGTGGCCGAGGCCGACGATTCGCTCGGCGTCCACCAGCCCGACGGGGCGATCCTCCGCCGGATGAGCGTCCAGGACGACCTGCTCGAGGCCCGGCTGCAGCAGAAGCGGCACGAGGCGTTCGACGCCTGCCAGCGGCTGCTCACGGAGGCGGAGGTGCCCGCGGCGCTCGTCGACGTCGAGCACCTGTTCGACGGCGAGGGGCTCTTCTTCTACTTCATGGGCGACCCGCCGCAGCAGGCGGCCGACATCACCCGCCGACTGGCCGAAACGTACGAAGCGGCCGTCGAGTTCCGCCGCTTCGCCGACACGCTGAGCGAAGGTTGCGGGCCAGGCTGCGGGACCGACGAAGCCAAAGGGCAGGGCGGCTGTGCGAGCTGTACCGGCTGTGCCGTCGCCAGCGCCTGCGGGACGAAGAAGAAGCGTTCCGCTTCCTAG
- the bioB gene encoding biotin synthase BioB, translating into MPTAVAPSTTNWNELADRVLDGYQLTAEEAVAILRSPDEELLDLLAAAYRVRRHYFGKTVQLYFLMNAKSGLCPEDCSYCSQSKVSDAEIPRYNLLNREKLMAGAAAAAERQAKTYCIVISARGPSEREIKAIETIVPEIKQKYGLQICACLGLLTPDQADRLAACGVNKVNHNLNTSAEQYGNICSTHTYQDRVDTLKAVRTAGMELCSGGIVGMGEQPRDVVSMAIELRDLGVESIPVNFFNPIEGTPLAGPTELTPNYCLKVLAMFRLVNPDRELRIAGGREMHLRSLQPLGLYAANSVFVGDYLTTKGQLPESDYAMLRDMGFEVTTSVEAETARAAANA; encoded by the coding sequence ATGCCCACTGCCGTTGCCCCTTCGACAACCAACTGGAACGAACTCGCCGACCGCGTGCTCGACGGCTATCAGCTCACCGCGGAAGAGGCGGTGGCGATCCTGCGATCGCCCGACGAGGAACTGCTCGACCTGCTGGCCGCGGCCTATCGCGTGCGGCGGCATTACTTCGGGAAGACGGTGCAGCTTTACTTCCTGATGAACGCCAAGAGCGGCCTTTGCCCGGAAGATTGCAGCTACTGCTCGCAGTCGAAGGTCTCCGACGCCGAGATCCCGCGCTACAACCTGCTGAACCGCGAGAAGCTGATGGCGGGCGCCGCCGCGGCGGCCGAGCGGCAGGCGAAGACCTACTGCATCGTTATCTCGGCCCGCGGCCCGAGCGAGCGCGAGATCAAGGCGATCGAGACGATCGTTCCCGAGATCAAGCAGAAGTACGGCCTGCAAATCTGCGCGTGCCTGGGGCTGCTCACCCCCGATCAGGCCGATCGCCTCGCGGCGTGCGGCGTCAACAAGGTAAACCACAACCTCAACACGAGCGCCGAGCAATACGGCAACATCTGCTCGACGCACACCTACCAGGATCGCGTCGACACGCTGAAGGCCGTGCGCACTGCTGGCATGGAACTGTGCAGCGGCGGCATCGTCGGCATGGGCGAGCAGCCGCGCGACGTCGTCTCGATGGCAATCGAGCTGCGCGACCTCGGCGTCGAGTCGATCCCGGTCAACTTCTTCAACCCGATCGAAGGAACGCCGCTCGCCGGCCCGACGGAACTGACGCCGAACTACTGCCTCAAGGTGCTAGCAATGTTCCGGCTGGTGAACCCCGACCGCGAACTGCGGATCGCCGGCGGTCGCGAGATGCACCTGCGTAGCTTGCAGCCGCTGGGCCTCTACGCGGCGAACTCGGTTTTCGTCGGCGACTACCTCACGACGAAGGGCCAGCTGCCGGAGTCGGACTACGCGATGCTCCGCGATATGGGTTTTGAGGTGACCACTTCGGTGGAAGCCGAGACGGCTCGCGCTGCGGCGAATGCTTAA
- a CDS encoding CARDB domain-containing protein → MMRGLIIAAAVFSLTADNLLAQQPAPNRYVQRNAQVPQPAAAAAPAAAPRMHVDPMVQQTAVANTNSRSPRNGAKPQQTTAKKSGVSSFFSRFKLPSLSGDGGEEQEQATYGDSGSNPPLPYDPSELQQESGSIARRQPQRAGSASAPAASAPAAAPRTATAAPNRPTATRPTTQAAAPAAPAVKRSSPTPSHRRNELAEALSDLAPSTSAVEAQAEEVVEEYVDAEIAAPTAVDGADLPSYLQESAPAARPVAKKSASLDVGAALQAEAPRRPAARPTPQPATVYAEDELAPMPSTTANAPTPTPAARPSVAKRDIADAFRPAPAAIPPAPIADDEYAAAPTPAAPVAAPVVAPKSNNSMRSNSVAAEAPANGVLFTSQQPSISSFIEGPQRIVVGRPAEYRVVVENKGNVAAREVTGTIAAPAGAELVDTSASNGVVERAPIVEGQQPSNEIKWQLYELPAGAKQTLTMQVIPRGGREMQLGVQWNHAPVGGQAVVEIQEPKLQMEISGPAEVMFGKSQRYALTLSNPGNGSAEEVTIELTPPGADKTGVVKHKVGTLAAGETKKIELELTAREAGELKILAAASALGDLHTETSKAVLCRKAELQVDWRGPEKNFAGSVATYYLRVRNPGTAVAEQVSVELNLPAGAELVEASEGHAWDEAGQKVVWSGTSLNPGEERFMEVQCRMSQPGVNKLELTAATAAGDLRDAKSAPVNVEGLADLKLEVTDPQGVVPVGEMAVYEVHIKNNGLTAAKGVNVVAMFSEGVEPSHVEGGQHTIADGRVSFRTLDNVAPGSETIFKIHAKATKSGTHKFRAEVVCQELEVNLAAEETTRFFTGEDRWADASKAYAEEGDTATR, encoded by the coding sequence ATGATGCGTGGATTGATCATTGCCGCGGCTGTTTTCAGCCTGACCGCGGATAATTTGCTCGCACAGCAGCCGGCGCCGAACCGTTACGTGCAACGTAACGCGCAAGTGCCGCAGCCCGCTGCGGCTGCCGCTCCCGCCGCCGCGCCCCGCATGCACGTCGATCCCATGGTGCAGCAAACGGCCGTCGCGAACACCAACTCGCGTTCGCCGCGGAACGGCGCCAAGCCGCAACAAACCACGGCGAAGAAGTCGGGCGTCTCGTCCTTCTTCTCGCGGTTCAAGCTGCCGAGCCTCAGCGGCGATGGCGGCGAAGAACAAGAACAAGCCACTTACGGCGATTCGGGTTCGAACCCGCCGCTGCCGTACGATCCGTCCGAGCTGCAGCAAGAGTCGGGCTCCATCGCCCGCCGTCAGCCGCAACGGGCCGGCTCGGCTTCGGCGCCCGCCGCTTCAGCCCCGGCCGCCGCGCCGCGTACGGCGACCGCCGCTCCGAATCGTCCCACCGCGACTCGTCCCACGACGCAAGCCGCCGCGCCGGCTGCTCCGGCCGTGAAGCGCAGCTCGCCGACGCCGAGCCATCGCCGCAACGAATTGGCCGAAGCTCTGTCGGACTTGGCTCCGTCGACTTCCGCTGTTGAAGCTCAAGCTGAAGAAGTCGTTGAGGAATACGTCGACGCCGAGATCGCCGCTCCGACCGCCGTCGATGGCGCCGATCTGCCGAGCTACCTGCAAGAGTCGGCCCCGGCCGCTCGCCCCGTGGCGAAGAAGTCGGCGTCGCTCGACGTCGGCGCCGCGTTGCAAGCCGAAGCTCCGCGTCGTCCGGCCGCGCGTCCGACGCCGCAACCGGCTACGGTCTACGCGGAAGACGAGCTCGCTCCGATGCCGTCGACCACTGCGAACGCTCCGACGCCGACCCCTGCCGCTCGTCCGTCGGTGGCGAAACGTGACATTGCCGATGCGTTCCGTCCGGCTCCCGCTGCGATTCCGCCGGCGCCGATCGCCGACGACGAGTACGCTGCCGCGCCGACGCCGGCCGCTCCGGTCGCTGCTCCAGTGGTCGCCCCCAAATCGAACAACAGCATGCGTTCGAACAGCGTCGCCGCCGAAGCTCCGGCGAACGGCGTGCTGTTCACCTCGCAACAACCGTCAATCTCGTCCTTCATCGAAGGTCCGCAGCGGATCGTCGTTGGCCGTCCGGCTGAATACCGCGTCGTCGTCGAGAACAAGGGGAACGTCGCCGCTCGCGAAGTGACCGGCACGATTGCCGCTCCGGCTGGGGCTGAACTGGTCGACACCTCGGCTTCGAACGGCGTCGTCGAACGGGCTCCGATCGTTGAAGGCCAACAGCCGTCGAATGAGATTAAGTGGCAACTGTACGAACTGCCGGCTGGCGCCAAGCAGACGCTCACCATGCAAGTGATTCCGCGCGGCGGACGCGAGATGCAACTCGGCGTCCAGTGGAACCATGCTCCGGTCGGCGGCCAGGCGGTCGTCGAGATCCAAGAGCCGAAGCTGCAGATGGAAATCAGTGGCCCGGCCGAGGTGATGTTCGGCAAGTCGCAGCGGTACGCTCTGACGCTGAGCAACCCGGGCAACGGCTCGGCCGAAGAGGTGACGATCGAACTGACCCCGCCTGGCGCCGACAAGACGGGCGTCGTGAAGCACAAGGTCGGGACGCTCGCCGCCGGTGAAACGAAGAAGATCGAACTCGAACTGACCGCTCGCGAAGCGGGCGAACTGAAGATCCTGGCCGCTGCTTCGGCACTCGGCGATCTGCACACCGAAACCTCGAAGGCCGTCCTCTGCCGGAAGGCGGAACTGCAAGTCGATTGGCGTGGTCCGGAGAAGAACTTCGCCGGGTCGGTCGCTACGTACTACCTTCGCGTTCGCAACCCGGGTACGGCCGTTGCCGAGCAGGTATCGGTCGAGCTGAACCTGCCGGCTGGCGCCGAGTTGGTCGAAGCGAGCGAAGGTCATGCGTGGGACGAAGCAGGCCAAAAGGTCGTCTGGAGCGGCACCTCGCTCAACCCGGGCGAAGAACGGTTCATGGAAGTCCAATGCCGTATGTCGCAACCGGGCGTCAACAAGCTGGAACTGACCGCGGCGACGGCTGCGGGCGACCTGCGGGACGCGAAGTCGGCGCCGGTGAACGTCGAAGGTCTGGCTGATCTCAAACTCGAAGTGACCGATCCGCAAGGGGTCGTACCCGTCGGCGAGATGGCCGTCTACGAAGTCCACATCAAGAACAACGGCCTCACCGCCGCGAAGGGGGTGAACGTTGTCGCGATGTTCTCCGAAGGGGTCGAACCTTCGCACGTCGAAGGTGGTCAGCACACGATCGCCGACGGCCGAGTGTCGTTCCGGACGCTCGACAACGTCGCCCCGGGCAGCGAGACGATCTTCAAGATCCATGCGAAGGCGACCAAGTCGGGTACTCACAAGTTCCGCGCGGAAGTCGTCTGCCAGGAACTCGAAGTGAACCTCGCCGCCGAAGAAACGACTCGTTTCTTCACGGGCGAAGATCGCTGGGCCGATGCTTCGAAGGCCTATGCCGAGGAAGGCGACACCGCGACTCGGTAA
- a CDS encoding N-acetylglucosamine kinase produces MPTPPTSTDAPLAIGVDGGGTKTEVWLAQLDGATPPAILGRGLAASSNPRAVGMETALANLGEAINLAWADAKQPKRAVRVAVLAMSGAGHAAVREEIGAWARTQGIADEIRFEHDAEPVLAEGTPAGQGIALIVGTGSAAIGADVQGKKHVVGGWGYHYGDEGSAYWIGREALVEVARSADGRSAPTMLVALLMAKLEVDEPRSILGALEKTGNVRGAIARLAVVVEQAAREGDVAALRIVREGARELALMTATLATRLELGPKFPLALAGGVICGSDLLYNELLAALAQRDIAPDPVKRVPNPVAGCLRLAQRYL; encoded by the coding sequence ATGCCAACTCCGCCCACCTCAACCGACGCCCCTCTCGCCATCGGCGTCGACGGCGGCGGCACGAAAACCGAAGTCTGGCTCGCGCAACTCGACGGCGCCACTCCGCCCGCCATCCTCGGCCGCGGCTTGGCAGCCTCCTCCAATCCCCGCGCCGTCGGCATGGAAACCGCCCTCGCCAATCTCGGCGAAGCGATCAACCTCGCCTGGGCCGACGCCAAGCAGCCCAAGCGTGCCGTCCGCGTCGCCGTTCTCGCGATGTCGGGCGCCGGCCACGCCGCCGTTCGCGAAGAGATCGGCGCGTGGGCCCGCACGCAAGGCATCGCCGACGAAATCCGCTTCGAGCACGACGCCGAACCAGTTCTCGCCGAGGGAACGCCCGCAGGGCAGGGGATCGCGCTGATCGTCGGCACCGGTTCGGCCGCCATCGGCGCCGACGTCCAAGGCAAGAAGCACGTCGTCGGCGGGTGGGGCTACCACTACGGCGACGAAGGGAGCGCCTACTGGATCGGCCGCGAGGCGCTCGTTGAAGTCGCCCGCTCCGCCGACGGCCGCAGCGCTCCGACGATGCTCGTCGCGCTGCTGATGGCGAAGCTCGAAGTCGACGAACCCCGCTCGATCCTTGGCGCTCTGGAGAAGACCGGCAACGTCCGCGGTGCGATCGCCCGCCTGGCGGTTGTCGTCGAGCAAGCGGCCCGCGAAGGGGACGTCGCCGCGCTCCGCATCGTCCGCGAAGGCGCACGCGAACTCGCCCTGATGACGGCGACCCTCGCGACGCGACTCGAACTCGGCCCCAAGTTCCCGCTCGCCCTCGCCGGCGGCGTCATCTGCGGCAGCGACCTGCTCTACAACGAACTCCTCGCCGCCCTGGCCCAACGCGACATCGCGCCCGACCCCGTGAAGCGCGTCCCCAACCCCGTCGCCGGCTGCCTGCGTTTAGCGCAACGCTATCTCTAG
- the murQ gene encoding N-acetylmuramic acid 6-phosphate etherase, whose amino-acid sequence MLEHLTTEARNPASEHLDSLTPLELVRLINEEDAKCTEAVADEAEHIAKAIEVIAHRLSHGGRLIYIGAGTSGRLGLLDAAECPPTFRSDPSQVVGIIAGGPSAMLKAVEGAEDSTTLAAEDLQKLNLSNSDVLVGIATSGRTPYVIGGMDYARSVGAYTIGLACNRESLLKSRADISIIPVVGPEVLSGSTRMKAGTATKMVLNMLTTGAMVQMGKTYGNLMVDMNASNVKLLERAKRIVSALTELASEEAAKLLAACQGEVKTAITSHRLGVTAEEARVILHATNGHLRAALESMGRLNGHAANGHTTVNGHASNGHSSNGSH is encoded by the coding sequence ATGCTCGAACATCTGACCACCGAAGCGCGGAACCCCGCGTCTGAACACCTCGACAGCCTGACTCCCCTGGAGTTGGTTCGCCTGATCAACGAGGAGGATGCCAAGTGCACCGAAGCGGTCGCTGATGAGGCCGAGCATATCGCGAAAGCAATCGAGGTGATCGCACACCGTCTCTCCCACGGGGGACGGTTGATCTACATCGGGGCCGGAACTTCGGGGCGCCTCGGTTTGCTGGATGCTGCGGAATGTCCGCCCACCTTCCGTTCGGATCCGTCGCAGGTCGTCGGCATCATCGCCGGCGGCCCGTCGGCCATGCTGAAGGCCGTCGAAGGAGCTGAAGATTCGACGACGTTGGCTGCTGAAGATCTCCAAAAGCTCAATCTCAGCAACAGCGACGTCCTGGTCGGCATCGCCACCAGCGGCCGCACGCCCTACGTCATCGGCGGCATGGACTACGCTCGCAGCGTCGGCGCCTACACCATTGGCCTCGCCTGCAACCGCGAATCGCTGCTCAAGTCGCGGGCCGACATCAGCATTATCCCCGTCGTCGGGCCCGAAGTCCTCAGCGGGTCCACCCGCATGAAGGCCGGCACCGCCACCAAGATGGTGCTGAATATGCTCACCACCGGCGCCATGGTGCAGATGGGCAAAACGTACGGCAACCTGATGGTCGACATGAACGCGAGCAACGTGAAATTGCTCGAACGGGCCAAGCGGATTGTCTCGGCACTCACGGAACTCGCTTCTGAGGAAGCCGCCAAGCTTCTCGCCGCCTGCCAGGGCGAAGTGAAGACCGCGATCACTTCCCACCGCCTCGGCGTCACCGCCGAAGAGGCCCGCGTCATCCTCCACGCCACCAACGGCCACCTGCGCGCCGCCCTCGAATCGATGGGCCGCCTCAACGGCCACGCCGCGAACGGCCACACGACCGTCAACGGTCACGCCAGCAACGGTCATTCGTCGAACGGCAGCCACTAG